From Carassius gibelio isolate Cgi1373 ecotype wild population from Czech Republic chromosome B21, carGib1.2-hapl.c, whole genome shotgun sequence, the proteins below share one genomic window:
- the LOC127985635 gene encoding 15-hydroxyprostaglandin dehydrogenase [NAD(+)], which yields MDLKEKVAVVTGAAQGLGRSFVEILLKNGAKVALIDVNTSLGNELKNTLDQEYGRGRTEFYSADVTSEEDFKGVLEKIVKTFGHIDIFCNNAGIINERNWEKTIAINLGGVVRGTYLALEHMKKENGGNGGVIVNVSSMAGLGPFPMAPIYTATKHGVVGFSRAMAAVSKLSNYGVRINILCPWFVKTNLLSTMSSEEHIGSFFQLKGITETMMQKRGLLEADVVAKAFLVLVKDESKNGDALMIDPDEALFVSFPERAKDFPSTPVSLE from the exons ATGGATCTGAAGGAGAAAGTGGCTGTGGTGACCGGAGCAGCTCAGGGTTTGGGCAGAAGCTTTGTCGAAATACTCCTGAAAAACGgggcaaag GTGGCTTTAATCGATGTGAATACATCGCTGGGAAATGAACTGAAGAACACACTTGATCAGGAGTATGGACGGGGCAGGACTGAATTTTACTCAGCCGACGTCACATCAGAGGAAGATTTTAAAG GAGTTTTGgaaaaaattgttaaaacattTGGCCACATAGACATTTTTTGCAACAACGCAGGGATCATCAATGAAAGGAACTGGGAAAAAACTATTGCAATCAACCTG GGTGGAGTGGTCAGAGGAACGTATCTCGCTCTAGAACATATGAAGAAGGAAAATGGTGGGAATGGAGGAGTCATTGTCAATGTTTCATCTATGGCAG GTTTGGGGCCTTTCCCGATGGCACCCATCTACACTGCGACCAAACACGGTGTGGTGGGATTCAGTCGTGCCATGGCA GCCGTTTCCAAGCTGTCTAACTATGGGGTGAGGATCAACATTCTCTGTCCATGGTTTGTGAAGACCAATCTTCTGTCCACCATGAGTTCAGAAGAGCATATCGGAAGTTTCTTTCAACTGAAGGGAATTACAGAGACAATGATGCAGAAGCGCGGCCTTCTGGA GGCTGATGTTGTTGCCAAGGCTTTTCTTGTTCTCGTGAAAGATGAAAGCAAGAATGGAGATGCTCTGATGATTGATCCTGATGAGGCACTCTTTGTTTCCTTTCCTGAACGGGCCAAAGACTTCCCATCAACTCCAGTCAGTCTCGAGTGA
- the cdc23 gene encoding cell division cycle protein 23 homolog isoform X1, with amino-acid sequence MAATRSSEFGDLVQIKKQLISITAQCKERGLVHSVKWASELAFSLDPLPLKEIPPAPELTEEDARDLDALCLAKSYFDLKEYDRAAYFLRGCRSQKAYFLYMYSRYLSGEKKKDDETVDSLGPLEKGQVRNEALRELRVELSKKHSAGELDGFALYLYGVVLRKLDLLKEAVEIFVAATHALPLHWGSWLELCNLITNIEMLKSLSLPECWVRDFFMAHMFTELQMIKEALQKYQSLMEAGFSKSTYIISQIAVAYHNIRDIDQALYLFNELREQDPFRIENMDTFSNLLYVRSMKPELSYLAHNLVEIDKYRVETCCVIGNYYSLRSQHEKAALYFQRALKLNPRCLGAWTLMGHEYMEMKNTSAAIQAYRHAIEVNKRDYRAWYGLGQTYEILKMPFYSLYYYRKAHQLRPNDSRMLVALGECYEKLSQQVEAKKCYWRAYSVGDVERMALLKLAKLHEQLNESDDAAQCYIIYIQDIFSCGEQLEHAEVSTALRYLGQYYFKNKLYDEASLCAQRCCDYNDAREEGKALLRQISAVREQGEPSSTDLTVPCVFNPLSNNTTPVRRVSPLDLSSVTP; translated from the exons ATGGCGGCTACGCGTAGCAGTGAGTTCGGCGATTTGGTTCAAATTAAAAAGCAACTTATTTCTATTACAGCGCAGTGTAAGGAAAGAGGACTCGTCCACAGTGTGAAATG GGCATCTGAGCTGGCGTTTTCTTTGGATCCGCTTCCTCTGAAGGAGATCCCTCCAGCGCCGGAGCTCACCGAG GAGGACGCTCGGGACCTGGATGCACTGTGTCTGGCCAAATCATACTTCGATCTGAAGGAATATGACCGAGCTGCATACTTCCTCCGCGGCTGCCGGAGTCAGAAAGCATATTTTCTCTACATGTATTCACGCTACCTA TCAGGTGAAAAGAAGAAAGATGACGAGACCGTCGACAGTCTGG GTCCTCTGGAGAAGGGTCAGGTCCGAAACGAAGCCCTGCGAGAGCTCAGGGTGGAGCTGAGCAAGAAACACAGCGCCGGAGAGCTGGACGGGTTTGCGCTCTATCT TTACGGAGTGGTTCTGCGGAAGCTGGACTTGCTGAAGGAGGCGGTGGAGATCTTCGTGGCGGCGACACACGCTCTTCCTCTGCACTGGGGATCGTGGCTGGAGCTCTGCAATCTCATCACCAACATCGAGATG ctgAAGTCCCTGTCTCTGCCGGAGTGCTGGGTGAGGGACTTCTTCATGGCACACATGTTCACCGAGCTGCAGATGATCAAAGAAGCGCTGCAGAAGTACCAGAGCCTCATGGAAGCAGGCTTCTCCAAGAGCACTTACATCATCTCTCAGATCGCCGTGGCTTACCATAACATACGAG ATATTGATCAGGCCTTATATCTGTTCAATGAGCTCCGGGAACAGGATCCTTTCCGCATCGAGAACATGGACACCTTCTCCAACCTGCTCTATGTGCGG AGCATGAAGCCGGAGCTCAGTTACCTGGCACACAATCTGGTGGAGATCGATAAGTACCGAGTGGAGACGTGCTGCGTCATCG GAAACTACTACAGCCTGCGGTCTCAGCACGAGAAGGCCGCTCTGTATTTCCAGCGGGCTCTGAAGCTGAATCCACGCTGTCTGGGGGCCTGGACCCTCATGGGTCACGAGTACATGGAGATGAAGAACACCTCCGCTGCCATCCAGGCCTACAG ACATGCGATTGAAGTGAACAAGAGAGACTACAGAGCCTGGTACGGACTCGGACAGACCTACGAGATCCTCAAAATGCCCTTCTACTCGCTCTACTACTACAGAAAAGCTCATCAGCTGAG GCCTAATGACTCGCGAATGCTCGTCGCTCTCGGGGAATGTTACGAGAAACTGTCTCAGCAAGTGGAGGCCAAAAAG TGTTACTGGAGGGCGTATTCGGTGGGCGATGTGGAGAGAATGGCCCTTCTGAAGCTGGCCAA gcttCACGAGCAGCTGAATGAATCTGACGACGCTGCACAATGCTACATCATCTACATCCAGGACATTTTCTCATGTGGA gagcaGCTGGAGCACGCCGAGGTCAGCACCGCTCTCAGGTATCTGGGTCAGTACTACTTCAAGAACAAGCTGTACGACGAGGCGTCTCTCTGCGCTCAGCGCTGCTGCGATTATAACGAC GCGCGAGAGGAAGGCAAGGCTTTGTTGAGGCAGATCTCTGCGGTGCGTGAGCAAGGAGAGCCTTCCTCCACAGACCTGACTGTGCCCTGCGTCTTCAACCCGCTGTCTAACAACACCACACCCGTCAGGAGGGTGTCTCCGCTTGACCTGTCCTCCGTCACACCCTGA
- the cdc23 gene encoding cell division cycle protein 23 homolog isoform X2 encodes MFPATPEETKLWIMFIQTLMELTSRAPSPTSDSLGPLEKGQVRNEALRELRVELSKKHSAGELDGFALYLYGVVLRKLDLLKEAVEIFVAATHALPLHWGSWLELCNLITNIEMLKSLSLPECWVRDFFMAHMFTELQMIKEALQKYQSLMEAGFSKSTYIISQIAVAYHNIRDIDQALYLFNELREQDPFRIENMDTFSNLLYVRSMKPELSYLAHNLVEIDKYRVETCCVIGNYYSLRSQHEKAALYFQRALKLNPRCLGAWTLMGHEYMEMKNTSAAIQAYRHAIEVNKRDYRAWYGLGQTYEILKMPFYSLYYYRKAHQLRPNDSRMLVALGECYEKLSQQVEAKKCYWRAYSVGDVERMALLKLAKLHEQLNESDDAAQCYIIYIQDIFSCGEQLEHAEVSTALRYLGQYYFKNKLYDEASLCAQRCCDYNDAREEGKALLRQISAVREQGEPSSTDLTVPCVFNPLSNNTTPVRRVSPLDLSSVTP; translated from the exons GGTCCTCTGGAGAAGGGTCAGGTCCGAAACGAAGCCCTGCGAGAGCTCAGGGTGGAGCTGAGCAAGAAACACAGCGCCGGAGAGCTGGACGGGTTTGCGCTCTATCT TTACGGAGTGGTTCTGCGGAAGCTGGACTTGCTGAAGGAGGCGGTGGAGATCTTCGTGGCGGCGACACACGCTCTTCCTCTGCACTGGGGATCGTGGCTGGAGCTCTGCAATCTCATCACCAACATCGAGATG ctgAAGTCCCTGTCTCTGCCGGAGTGCTGGGTGAGGGACTTCTTCATGGCACACATGTTCACCGAGCTGCAGATGATCAAAGAAGCGCTGCAGAAGTACCAGAGCCTCATGGAAGCAGGCTTCTCCAAGAGCACTTACATCATCTCTCAGATCGCCGTGGCTTACCATAACATACGAG ATATTGATCAGGCCTTATATCTGTTCAATGAGCTCCGGGAACAGGATCCTTTCCGCATCGAGAACATGGACACCTTCTCCAACCTGCTCTATGTGCGG AGCATGAAGCCGGAGCTCAGTTACCTGGCACACAATCTGGTGGAGATCGATAAGTACCGAGTGGAGACGTGCTGCGTCATCG GAAACTACTACAGCCTGCGGTCTCAGCACGAGAAGGCCGCTCTGTATTTCCAGCGGGCTCTGAAGCTGAATCCACGCTGTCTGGGGGCCTGGACCCTCATGGGTCACGAGTACATGGAGATGAAGAACACCTCCGCTGCCATCCAGGCCTACAG ACATGCGATTGAAGTGAACAAGAGAGACTACAGAGCCTGGTACGGACTCGGACAGACCTACGAGATCCTCAAAATGCCCTTCTACTCGCTCTACTACTACAGAAAAGCTCATCAGCTGAG GCCTAATGACTCGCGAATGCTCGTCGCTCTCGGGGAATGTTACGAGAAACTGTCTCAGCAAGTGGAGGCCAAAAAG TGTTACTGGAGGGCGTATTCGGTGGGCGATGTGGAGAGAATGGCCCTTCTGAAGCTGGCCAA gcttCACGAGCAGCTGAATGAATCTGACGACGCTGCACAATGCTACATCATCTACATCCAGGACATTTTCTCATGTGGA gagcaGCTGGAGCACGCCGAGGTCAGCACCGCTCTCAGGTATCTGGGTCAGTACTACTTCAAGAACAAGCTGTACGACGAGGCGTCTCTCTGCGCTCAGCGCTGCTGCGATTATAACGAC GCGCGAGAGGAAGGCAAGGCTTTGTTGAGGCAGATCTCTGCGGTGCGTGAGCAAGGAGAGCCTTCCTCCACAGACCTGACTGTGCCCTGCGTCTTCAACCCGCTGTCTAACAACACCACACCCGTCAGGAGGGTGTCTCCGCTTGACCTGTCCTCCGTCACACCCTGA